The Medicago truncatula cultivar Jemalong A17 chromosome 4, MtrunA17r5.0-ANR, whole genome shotgun sequence genome includes a region encoding these proteins:
- the LOC11446220 gene encoding ABSCISIC ACID-INSENSITIVE 5-like protein 7, giving the protein MNFAWDAMSVKTPGSVNLASQSSIYSLTFDELQSTIGGVGKDFGSMNMDELLKNIWNVEETQALTSLTGGGVGEGPNNPNGGTLQKQGSLTLPRTLSQRKVDEVWRDLMKDSGSSMPQRQPTLGEVTLEEFLVRAGVVKEDTPNHAQQIERPNNNEWFSDFSRSNNNTNLLGFQQPNGNNGDMSDNNNLVPKHVPLPPSSINLNHSQRPPPLFPKPTTVAFASPMHLLNNAQLGNNGRSVGPGVGTLGLSASNITAPVASPGSKMSPDLITKRNLDPSLLSPVPYAINRGRKCVPVEKGVERRQKRMIKNRESAARSRARKQAYTVELEAEVAKLKEVNEELQRKQAEFMEMQKSKEDLVRTNKIKYLRRTLTGPW; this is encoded by the exons ATGAACTTCGCTTGGGATGCAATGAGTGTGAAGACACCTGGAAGTGTTAACCTAGCAAGCCAGTCTTCAATATACTCCCTCACTTTTGATGAGTTACAAAGCACCATTGGAGGAGTTGGAAAAGATTTTGGATCAATGAACATGGATGAACTCTTGAAAAACATATGGAATGTTGAAGAGACTCAAGCCTTGACATCTCTAACTGGTGGAGGAGTAGGAGAAGGACCTAACAACCCAAATGGTGGTACTTTGCAAAAACAAGGCTCATTGACATTGCCAAGGACACTTAGTCAGAGAAAAGTTGATGAAGTTTGGAGGGATTTGATGAAAGATAGTGGTTCATCTATGCCTCAAAGACAACCAACATTAGGTGAAGTGACTTTGGAGGAGTTTTTGGTGAGAGCTGGTGTTGTGAAAGAAGATACGCCTAATCATGCTCAACAAATCGAAAGACCGAATAATAATGAATGGTTTAGTGACTTTTCTAGGTCAAACAATAACACCAATCTACTTGGCTTTCAACAACCAAATGGAAATAATGGGGATATGAGCGACAACAATAACTTAGTTCCGAAACACGTTCCTCTTCCTCCTTCCTCAATTAACTTGAATCACTCTCAACGGCCGCCACCACTTTTCCCGAAACCTACAACTGTAGCATTTGCTTCTCCTATGCATTTGCTAAACAATGCTCAACTTGGTAACAATGGCAGAAGTGTAGGTCCTGGTGTTGGAACGCTTGGTTTATCTGCCTCGAATATCACAGCTCCTGTTGCTTCTCCGGGAAGTAAAATGTCGCCGGATTTGATTACAAAGCGTAATTTAGATCCTTCTTTACTGTCACCAGTTCCTTATGCAATCAACAGAGGGAGGAAGTGTGTTCCTGTAGAAAAAGGTGTTGAAAGGAGACAGAAGAGAATGATAAAGAATAGAGAATCAGCTGCGAGGTCACGGGCTCGCAAGCAG GCCTACACTGTTGAACTGGAGGCTGAAGTTGCAAAACTTAAGGAAGTAAACGAGGAATTACAAAGGAAACAG GCAGAGTTTATGGAAATGCAGAAAAGTAAGGAGGACCTGGTGcggacaaataaaataaaatacttgagAAGGACACTTACAGGTCCATGGTAG
- the LOC112420900 gene encoding glutathione S-transferase T2-like: MGYPSQTPPFNGYMSMVNDNFQNVGEYPEYSTQINRGGMTRANEVIPIPEDTTPKSKRNPQPGWNTEQNLVLISGWIKFELYWGKIVEYCNEHYSFDPPRDVIACRNHFNYMSKVINKWIGAYESAKRLQGSGWSEDDVLAKAHELFACGKNVQFTLKEEWHALRDQPRYGSQMGGNVGSESSGSKRSHEDSVGSSARPMDREAAKRKGKKKSKDAAGLEEVEKEWVQFKEIKVQEIEQLKEFTLVQQEKNRLKKLKLYVKLSSEEHLDDRKKELLEELERELF, translated from the coding sequence ATGGGAtatccatctcaaacaccccCATTTAATGGTTATATGTCAATGGTGAATGACAATTTTCAGAATGTTGGTGAATATCCTGAATATTCAACACAAATAAATCGTGGTGGAATGACAAGGGCTAATGAAGTTATTCCAATTCCAGAGGATACAACTCCTAAGAGCAAGAGAAATCCGCAACCAGGATGGAACACTGAACAAAATCTGGTGCTAATTAGTGGGTggataaaatttgaattatattgGGGTAAAATTGTTGAGTATTGTAATGAACATTACTCATTCGATCCTCCGCGTGATGTAATTGCTTGCcgaaatcattttaattatatgagcaaagtaataaataaatggattggTGCTTATGAAAGCGCTAAGCGTTTGCAAGGAAGCGGTTGGtcggaagatgatgttttgGCAAAAGCGCATGAATTATTTGCATGTGGGAAGAATGTtcaatttactttaaaggaagaaTGGCACGCTCTCCGTGATCAACCACGTTATGGTAGTCAAATGGGAGGAAATGTTGGGTCAGAAAGTAGTGGATCTAAGAGATCTCACGAGGACTCTGTAGGATCTAGTGCTCGTCCAATGGATAGGGAGGCAGCTAAAAGaaaaggtaaaaagaaaagtaaggACGCTGCTGGCTTGGAGGAGGTGGAAAAGGAGTGGGTTCAATTCAAAGAAATCAAGGTGCAAgagattgaacaattgaaagagtTCACGTTGGTGCAACAGGAGAAAAACAGATTGAAGAAATTGAAACTATATGTAAAGTTAAGTTCCGAAGAGCATCTCGATGACCGGAAAAAAGAGTTGTTGGAAGAGTTGGAGCGTGAGctgttttga
- the LOC11444073 gene encoding uncharacterized protein: MSKKPSNAPPPSQRLYKHMSWSPDMLREKAWQRRKENHRRSSRDGHLRLSKSLSEYDLQELNACFELGFGFDSPEIDPKLSDTFPALELYHVVNKQYHNHNMSRSSSSSSIVSDSDIANTTTIFNPADDLPAKKTRLKQWAKMVACVVRQTSPSSASGSSNLVD; this comes from the exons ATGTCAAAAAAACCATCAAACGCGCCACCACCTTCACAACGGCTCTACAAACATATGTCATGGTCGCCTGACATGCTTCGAGAAAAAGCGTGGCAGAGACGAAAGGAAAATCACCGCAGAAGCAGCAGAGACGGTCACCTTCGCCTAAGCAAGAGTCTATCGGAGTATGACCTGCAGGAACTCAATGCTTGTTTTGAACTTGGGTTTGGGTTTGATTCACCGGAAATTGACCCGAAGCTATCAGATACTTTCCCAGCTTTGGAGTTGTATCATGTTGTTaataaacaatatcataatcataacaTGTCAcgatcttcttcttcatcttctattGTTTCTGATAGTGACATTGCTAACACCACAACCATATTTAATCCAG CTGATGATTTGCCTGCGAAGAAGACTCGTTTAAAACAATGGGCAAAGATGGTTGCTTGTGTGGTGCGACAAACTTCTCCATCATCTGCTTCAGGATCTTCTAACCTAGTTGATTGA